The Tolypothrix sp. PCC 7712 region GTTGTGTGAGTTGTTGAGGCGTATTTTCTAGCATCGCTTTGAGCAGCGATGGCACGAGCACAATTCTAGTAATTTTTTGCTCACTTAACAGGCTCATTAGTTGGGGAATGTCTGCTCGGATGTGATTTGGCACAATCACGAGTGGAATCCCTTTCAGAAGAGGAGAAAATATTTCTGCTACATGATCGACGAAATTAATGGAGGTTTTCTGTACACAAATCTCATCTGCCGCAAATGGTAGGGTTTCCCACATCCAATGCAAACGATTGATAATGCCACGAATTTTGCCGAGGACAGCTTTGGGTTTTCCAGTAGAACCGGACGTATAGATTGCGTATGCTAGGTCATCCAGTATGGTTTTATTTTCCAGATTTTCAACACTTTCCCTACCAATGGCATCCCTATCCCTGTCCAGATAGACTATATGGGCGTGTTGAGGGGGAATATTTACGGTCAGATTGCCCTGAATCAACAGTACCTTAACATTCGCATCTGCCAACATATAACTCAACCGTTCTTGAGGATATTCCGGGTCTAATGGCACATAAGCACCACCAGCTTTGAGTATCCCCAGCAGTCCTACGACCAGATCTATAGAAGGCTGTAAACAAATACCTACCAGCACCTCTTGTTTCACACCCAGGCTTTGCAAGTAATGTGCTAGTTGGTTTGCTTTTTGATTTAACTGCCGATACGTTAACATCTGGTTTTCAAACATCACCGCTACAGCATCTGGTGTTTTCTCTGTTTGATCTTCAAACAACTGATGAATACATTTATCTGCGGCATAATCACACTTAGTATCATTCCATTCCACCAACAATTGATGACATTGTGAATCAGTCAGCAAAGGTAATTTTGTCAGATATTGATCTGGATTAACAACAATTGCTTGCAGCAAACATTCAAAATGTCCCAGCCATCGCTTGATTGTTTCTGGAGCAAACAAATCAGTGTTATAAAAACAATCTAATACCAACTCATCTTCTGTTTCTATGACATTACAATGAAGATCGTAATTAGTAAAACTGAACGGTTGAGGGAATAAACTGGTCTTTAATTCAAAGAACTGTGCTTTAAGAGGTTGGTCTAAATTAAATGTTGTTGTGACAAGAGGGGAGCTACGGTTGAAATTCAGTTTGTTGATTAATTTGGCAAAAGGATAATCTTGATGTTCGTAAGCATCTGACAATTTCTTGTTGATAGTTTTGAGATAATCTGAAAATTTTGGCTCTCCAACAATATGGCTACGTATAAGTAATGTGTTTGAACAGTAGCCCACAAGATTCTCACTACCTTTAAGCGATCGCCCTGCCGTAGGAATACCTACCAAAATGTCATCTTGATCTGTCAGTCGATGTAACAGCACCGTGTATGCTGAGAACAGTATCATAAACAAGGTATAACCTTTTTCCTGACTAACCTTTTTGATTTGAGAACAAAGGTTAGCATCTAGCTTGACAGTTTCTTTACTACCGTTATAGGTCTTGATGGAAGGACGAGTCCAGTCAGTTGGTATATCTAAAACAGGGATTGATTCAGCAAATTGTTCCAACCAGTAAGATTCATGGCCTACCATATCTTCAGTGTTGAAAGCTTGAGTTTGCAACTCTATGTATTCCCTGAATTGCAAAGGTGAATCGAGTGTGCAATCAATACCCTGACACTCTGATGAATACAAAGCGCTTAATTCTTGTAAAATTAAACTCACTGACCAATCATCAATAATAATGTGATGAGTAGTCATCACCAGAAAATGCAACTGTTCTTCTAGCCGGAGAAGATAAAAACGGAAAAGAGGCCCCTGAGTAAAATCAAAAGGTTCCCGGCTCTGTTTACGAAGCCATTCAGCTACTTTTGAATCACGTTCAACAAGACCAATGTTGGAGAAATCGACTAAAGGAACATCTACCTTTAAAGAAGGCTGGATTCGCTGAGAATCGTCTTCTTGGCTGATAGTGGTTCGCATAGCCTCATGGCGATTTACAACTTTCTGGATTGCCCGCTCCATCGCTGAGAAATTCAACAAACCATGCAATTGCAAGCTAATAGATTTATTGTATTTAATAGAACCTTCGGTTCCTAGTTGGCACAAAATCCACAGTTGCTTTTGTGCTTCACTTAAAGGGATAATTTCAGATGTTGCAACGATCTGATCACATCTCTTTATTTGAGACTGAGAGATTTCACTTAACTTTTGGGTATCCATATAGAAGCTTTCTTGTTTAGGAACGTTGATTAAATAACCTGCAATTCTAATTGTTGTTGTGGTTGAGCTAAGTAAAGTGACAATCAAAGATTACATTGGACACAACCTCAATTTGGTTCTACTCAGGCAGCAGAGCGGTGGAGCGACCTGATGCCCTCTGAGGGTGACAACCTACTGATAAAGCTTGCTGCATAAGGGATAGGGCATAGAAACTACGCTGAAAATAGAACCGTTTATGGGGTTTGAGCGCAATCAGACTCAGAACCTAATCTGCCCATAATTCCATCCCGTAACGCCCAGAGATGCTGCAAACTGTTCTTGTGTTAGTCCGGTCAAGATACGGAGTTCACGAATGAGCTTACCAACTTCTGGTTGATTTATTACCAAAGGTTTTTTAGCCGTCATCTAGTTCATAGTTCATCACATGGCGTAACAGGTGTTATATATTATTTGCTACATCTTATTCACGGAAAAGCTGACTGGTAATCCGTTGATATACGAAACTCGTAAAAAAGACTCTCTTTTTATCGAAAAAATCAATCGCGTATTACACAGAAGGAGGGATTTCTCAGGTGATATTTTTTCATGTAATCTCTACTTGTCTAATTACTATGCAAAAGACGATGACACGATGACCTGCATAATCAATTAATGCACAACTTGCGTGGGGTTGAGGATAGTGAAGTAATAAAATATTTATTGGGATATCAAAATCAACAAGTAGCTGATGTTATGACAGCTTATGTCAAGCATGTCAAACAACACTTTTTGAACGCAATTAATCATTTTAAATTGGCTTACAAAAAAGAGAAGTTGCTTAAAAGGCTTCAAGAAATAGCAGATTCTCTGATTTGATTGAAAGACAGAATAGGGAGAAGAATGCATAGCTTGCAGCCTTTGGCATCGCCTCCATAAAATTCAAGCGAGGAAAAAATAGTAATACTGCGGTACTTGTACTAAGAGTAAGAGCGATGCCAAAGGTGGCAAGCTATGTACCCCCTTAGTTTGGGAATCCTAGTAATAAAATATGGGGTGATGGGGCCGCTCTCTGGAAGAGGATGTTTGAAAAGTTCCAAGTTGGACAGTAACAAATTAAATGGCGTTGAAACAAATAGAAGAACAGAGCGATAAGCCTGACGGTAAGACCATCTTGCTTAAAATTACACATATCTTGGCTAAATAGCAAAGAGGGTTAATTCAAGATAATTTATCTAAAAATGCCCTAATTTCCCAAACTATCCATTTTTTTTCAGATGTGCTTAATAATGAAGCAAAGCGATATTTTCGGAGTGTTTGATTAAATACTGAAACCGTAATTGGCTGCATCGGTTTGGCAATAATATCCTTAATGTCTAATACATACTCATGACAATTTTGAAAAGACCAAACTAATAACCACCGCTTTAAGTAAAATCCATTTTGGTTAATTTTAATTCTAGTTTTTGAGATGGGACTGAGTACATAATCGGCAATCCTT contains the following coding sequences:
- a CDS encoding helix-turn-helix domain-containing protein — its product is MTAKKPLVINQPEVGKLIRELRILTGLTQEQFAASLGVTGWNYGQIRF